The following proteins are encoded in a genomic region of Prosthecobacter sp.:
- a CDS encoding PSD1 and planctomycete cytochrome C domain-containing protein: MKSPLRASLFTLAFTSYSALALANPAPATPAAPASAPVAVAAPAATTPPAPVVAAAPAPAAAPGVDFIRDVQPIFENKCLECHNPNKIKGKLLMDTAAALLKGGDTGPGLVAGQPDKSEIVKRIALPKDHDDIMPPKGGPLAANEVDVLKRWVAEGAKWPQGLVLNYKTPEQRKALAELQKKLPTLKRLEILPGSYSLETKRDSHRVVVLATFQDATTKDVTGVCDLKIADSKVAALNNLTLTPVADAGSTEIIASIGGQTAKAVVTVKDGNKDRLISFRLDCMPVFMRGGCNQGGCHGAARGKDGFRTSLFGMDPAGDFIRITREMPGRRINLAIPEESSLIEKAVGAVPHSGNQAFEPDSVYNKALVEWITAGAPDDKPDVAKCTGIEVYPNQIVMEGKSATQQITVRATYSDGTDRDVTNLALFMSNNDPTASIDKQGLVTSGDRGAAFMLARFDVYSVTAQVLVIPAQLQYERPKLAETNYIDTLVNENLHKLRILPSGICTDEEFVRRAYIDIAGIYPQATEMRAFLADANPNKRAALIDTLLERKEFTELWVMKWAELLQIRSSINNNQPPFYKNALLYYNWLSERIGKNIPINEIVVELLSATGGTVSSPAVNFYQTELDQLKLTENVAQVFMGMRIQCAQCHNHPFDRWTMDDYYGFKAFFAQIGRKQTDDPAEVIVYNSKGGESRHFLTQAVMKPKFLGGDTPELKPTDDRRKVLADWMASPRNPYFARNISNITWAHFNGTGIVEPVDDVRVSNPPSNPELMAMLATKLTEYNYDMRKFVRDICNSQTYQRSTKVNETNAGDKRNFSHAQVRRVRAEVLLDAISQITDTPNKFQGLPLGARAVQIADGAVTNYFLTTFGRAKRESVCSCEVKMEPTLSQALHLMNGDAVNDRIKQGRVVAKMIQDKKSDREIVEDLFLRVFGRMPKDKEWASVQQAIGSDTGARQSVHEDLFWALLNSKEFYFNH; this comes from the coding sequence ATGAAAAGCCCTCTGCGAGCTTCTCTCTTCACACTCGCTTTCACCTCCTACAGCGCCTTGGCACTGGCCAATCCCGCGCCTGCAACTCCAGCCGCACCTGCGTCTGCTCCCGTTGCCGTCGCAGCGCCAGCCGCCACAACTCCGCCAGCCCCGGTGGTGGCTGCGGCGCCTGCCCCCGCTGCTGCTCCTGGAGTCGATTTCATCCGCGATGTGCAGCCCATTTTCGAGAACAAGTGCCTCGAATGCCACAATCCAAACAAGATTAAAGGCAAGCTGCTGATGGACACGGCGGCTGCTCTGCTCAAAGGCGGTGACACTGGCCCAGGACTCGTCGCCGGACAGCCTGACAAGAGTGAAATCGTCAAGCGCATCGCCCTGCCGAAGGATCATGATGACATCATGCCTCCCAAGGGCGGACCGCTGGCCGCGAACGAAGTTGATGTGCTGAAGCGCTGGGTTGCGGAAGGTGCCAAGTGGCCGCAGGGCTTGGTGCTCAACTACAAGACCCCTGAGCAGCGCAAGGCGCTGGCCGAACTGCAAAAGAAGCTGCCCACGCTCAAGCGTCTCGAAATCCTGCCCGGCAGCTATTCTCTGGAAACCAAGCGTGACAGCCACCGCGTCGTCGTCCTCGCCACTTTCCAGGACGCCACCACCAAGGACGTCACCGGTGTCTGCGATCTCAAGATCGCCGACAGCAAGGTCGCCGCGCTCAACAATCTCACTTTGACGCCCGTGGCCGACGCAGGCAGCACGGAAATCATCGCCTCCATCGGCGGGCAGACCGCGAAAGCCGTTGTGACCGTCAAAGACGGCAACAAAGATCGCCTGATCTCCTTCCGCCTCGACTGCATGCCGGTGTTCATGCGCGGTGGTTGCAATCAGGGTGGCTGCCACGGTGCCGCACGCGGCAAGGACGGCTTCCGCACTTCGCTTTTCGGCATGGACCCTGCGGGCGACTTCATTCGCATCACACGCGAGATGCCCGGTCGTCGCATCAACCTCGCCATTCCGGAAGAAAGCAGCCTGATTGAAAAAGCCGTCGGTGCCGTGCCGCACTCCGGCAATCAGGCCTTTGAACCCGACTCCGTTTACAACAAGGCGCTCGTCGAATGGATCACCGCCGGTGCGCCGGATGACAAGCCTGACGTGGCCAAATGCACCGGCATCGAGGTTTATCCGAACCAGATCGTGATGGAAGGCAAGAGTGCCACGCAGCAGATCACCGTCCGCGCCACCTACTCCGACGGCACTGACCGCGACGTGACCAATCTCGCCCTGTTCATGTCGAACAACGACCCGACCGCCAGCATCGACAAGCAAGGCCTTGTCACCTCGGGTGATCGCGGCGCGGCCTTCATGCTCGCCCGTTTCGACGTTTATTCCGTCACCGCCCAGGTTCTCGTCATTCCTGCCCAGCTTCAGTATGAACGTCCGAAACTGGCCGAGACCAACTACATCGACACCTTGGTCAATGAGAACCTGCACAAGCTGCGCATCCTCCCCTCCGGCATCTGCACAGATGAAGAATTCGTGCGCCGTGCCTACATCGACATCGCCGGCATCTACCCGCAGGCCACCGAGATGCGCGCCTTCCTCGCGGATGCCAATCCGAACAAACGTGCCGCCTTGATCGACACACTGCTGGAGCGCAAGGAGTTCACCGAACTCTGGGTCATGAAGTGGGCCGAACTGCTACAGATCCGATCCTCCATCAACAACAACCAGCCGCCTTTCTACAAGAACGCGCTGCTCTATTACAACTGGCTCTCCGAGCGTATCGGCAAAAACATTCCCATCAATGAAATCGTGGTCGAGCTGCTCTCTGCCACTGGTGGCACTGTCTCCAGCCCTGCGGTGAATTTCTACCAGACCGAACTCGACCAGCTCAAGCTCACCGAAAACGTCGCGCAGGTCTTCATGGGCATGCGTATTCAATGCGCCCAGTGTCACAACCATCCCTTTGACCGCTGGACCATGGATGACTACTACGGCTTCAAAGCCTTCTTCGCCCAGATCGGCCGCAAGCAGACGGACGATCCTGCCGAGGTCATCGTGTACAACAGCAAGGGCGGCGAATCCCGTCATTTCCTGACGCAGGCAGTGATGAAGCCGAAGTTCCTCGGCGGCGACACGCCGGAACTCAAGCCTACCGACGACCGTCGCAAGGTGCTTGCCGACTGGATGGCCTCGCCGCGTAATCCCTATTTCGCGCGCAACATCTCCAACATCACTTGGGCGCACTTCAACGGCACCGGCATCGTGGAGCCCGTTGACGACGTGCGTGTCTCCAATCCGCCCTCCAACCCCGAGTTGATGGCCATGCTGGCAACAAAGCTCACCGAGTACAACTACGACATGCGCAAGTTTGTGCGCGACATCTGCAACTCGCAGACCTATCAGCGCAGCACGAAGGTCAACGAGACCAACGCTGGCGACAAACGCAACTTCTCCCACGCTCAAGTCCGCCGTGTGCGCGCCGAGGTGCTGCTGGACGCCATCTCTCAGATCACCGACACGCCGAACAAATTCCAGGGCCTGCCTCTCGGCGCCCGTGCCGTGCAGATCGCTGACGGTGCGGTGACGAACTACTTCCTCACAACCTTTGGCCGTGCCAAACGCGAGTCCGTCTGCTCCTGCGAGGTCAAAATGGAGCCCACACTCTCCCAGGCGCTGCATTTGATGAACGGTGACGCTGTCAACGACCGCATCAAGCAGGGCCGCGTCGTCGCCAAGATGATCCAGGACAAAAAGAGCGACCGCGAGATCGTCGAAGACCTCTTCCTCCGCGTCTTTGGCCGCATGCCGAAGGACAAGGAATGGGCCTCCGTCCAACAGGCCATTGGCAGCGACACCGGCGCACGCCAGTCTGTGCATGAAGACTTGTTCTGGGCGCTGCTGAACTCCAAGGAGTTCTACTTCAACCATTGA
- a CDS encoding M48 family metallopeptidase: MTFSNPWFIAALVGVLGLFHLEIIATFLNLAQFRHALPQRLKEIFSDETVQKAGEYASTSAKLDLLRSTTSLAVLIVFWWSGGFGWLERWSAGWGWNAVQTGVGVIGLLMLGQNVLSLPFDAWDTFKIEAEYGFNRTTVGTFIKDRLKGLALTALLGGPLLALILWFFQTQEHAVLYTWLTVAGFSIVMAWISPRLLMPLFLKFQPLKDGPLREALLALAARLKFPVVDVSVVDGSRRSSKANAFLSGFGKNKRIALFDTLIEKHTQAELEAILAHEIGHHKCRHVPQQLVLGLLESGLMFYLLHAALQSPGFFAAFGVASMPLGLGLVLFSILYSPASLLLGLLSSALSRRHEFQADAFAKAACGAEPLMTGLKKLSVDHLTHPNPHALTVWLHYSHPPIGQRLAALEG; the protein is encoded by the coding sequence ATGACGTTCTCCAATCCCTGGTTCATCGCCGCCCTCGTCGGCGTTCTCGGTCTGTTTCATCTCGAAATCATCGCCACGTTTCTGAACCTCGCGCAGTTCCGCCATGCGCTGCCGCAGCGGTTGAAGGAGATCTTTTCGGACGAAACGGTGCAGAAGGCCGGCGAGTATGCCAGCACGTCAGCGAAGCTCGATCTGCTGCGCAGCACGACCTCGCTGGCAGTGTTGATCGTGTTTTGGTGGAGTGGTGGTTTCGGCTGGCTGGAGCGCTGGAGCGCTGGCTGGGGCTGGAATGCGGTTCAGACCGGTGTCGGCGTGATCGGGTTGCTCATGCTTGGGCAGAATGTGCTGTCCTTGCCTTTCGATGCCTGGGACACGTTCAAGATCGAAGCCGAGTATGGCTTCAACCGCACCACCGTCGGCACTTTCATCAAGGATCGCCTCAAAGGGCTGGCGCTGACCGCATTGCTCGGCGGACCGCTGCTGGCGCTGATCCTGTGGTTTTTCCAGACGCAGGAGCACGCCGTGCTTTACACCTGGCTCACGGTCGCAGGATTCAGTATCGTGATGGCCTGGATTTCGCCACGCCTGCTGATGCCGCTGTTTTTGAAGTTCCAACCACTCAAAGACGGCCCGCTGCGTGAAGCATTGCTGGCGCTGGCCGCACGATTGAAGTTTCCGGTGGTCGATGTGTCGGTGGTGGATGGCTCACGCCGTTCCAGCAAGGCGAACGCCTTTCTCTCCGGCTTCGGCAAGAACAAGCGCATCGCGCTGTTCGACACCCTAATTGAAAAACACACGCAGGCGGAGCTGGAGGCGATCCTGGCGCATGAGATCGGCCATCACAAATGCCGCCATGTGCCGCAGCAGCTCGTGCTGGGTCTGCTGGAAAGTGGGTTGATGTTTTACCTGCTGCATGCCGCGTTGCAGTCGCCAGGCTTCTTCGCTGCGTTTGGCGTCGCCAGCATGCCCTTGGGGCTCGGGTTGGTGCTGTTCAGCATTCTTTACTCTCCCGCCAGCCTGCTTCTGGGCCTGCTCAGTAGCGCCTTGAGCCGAAGGCATGAGTTTCAGGCCGATGCCTTTGCCAAAGCGGCTTGCGGAGCCGAACCATTGATGACAGGTCTAAAAAAACTGTCCGTGGATCATCTGACGCACCCGAATCCGCATGCGCTGACCGTGTGGCTGCATTACTCCCATCCGCCCATCGGCCAAAGGCTGGCGGCGCTGGAGGGGTGA
- the dusB gene encoding tRNA dihydrouridine synthase DusB, with the protein MLPWLNNDHFPLYLAPMAGVTDVIFRRLCKEQGADVMVTEFVSAEGILQRDDRTRHYTDFDDEQRPLGVQLFGSDGVRMGEAARKIIDWKQPDFIDINFGCPVNKVVAKNGGSSLLKDCPLLASVAREVAKAVPIPVTAKMRIGWDADHVNAVEVARILEDCGMQAIAVHGRTRAQGYTGLADWDVIGQVADAVKIPVIGNGDIASGLDVEIRRAQTNVKGIMIGRAAMANPWVFKEAKHYLATGTHSPHASVEERFNFMRRHCKLAIERNVRMEEQQTMRSMRNRLMNYTKSIPGGKWLRQHFSQIGSVMQLEDIFASYLDHQATHSHEHASQDSPSLA; encoded by the coding sequence CCCCTCTATCTGGCCCCCATGGCCGGGGTGACGGACGTGATCTTCCGCCGTTTGTGCAAAGAACAGGGCGCGGATGTGATGGTGACCGAGTTCGTCAGCGCCGAGGGCATCCTGCAACGCGATGACCGCACGCGGCACTACACGGACTTCGATGACGAGCAGCGCCCGCTCGGTGTGCAGCTATTCGGCTCCGACGGCGTGCGCATGGGTGAAGCCGCGCGGAAAATCATCGACTGGAAGCAGCCGGACTTCATCGACATCAATTTCGGCTGCCCGGTAAACAAGGTGGTGGCAAAGAACGGCGGCTCCTCGCTGCTCAAAGACTGCCCACTGCTGGCCAGCGTGGCGCGTGAGGTGGCCAAGGCGGTGCCTATTCCCGTCACTGCGAAGATGCGCATCGGCTGGGACGCGGATCATGTGAATGCCGTCGAAGTGGCCCGCATCCTCGAAGACTGCGGCATGCAGGCCATCGCCGTGCATGGCCGCACACGGGCGCAAGGTTACACCGGCCTCGCCGACTGGGATGTCATCGGACAGGTGGCCGACGCAGTGAAGATTCCGGTTATCGGCAATGGTGACATCGCCAGCGGTCTTGACGTGGAGATTCGTCGCGCTCAAACGAACGTGAAGGGCATCATGATCGGCCGCGCCGCGATGGCGAACCCGTGGGTGTTCAAAGAAGCGAAGCATTACCTCGCCACCGGCACGCATTCGCCGCACGCCAGCGTCGAAGAGCGCTTCAACTTCATGCGCAGGCACTGCAAGCTGGCCATCGAGCGCAACGTGCGCATGGAAGAGCAACAAACGATGCGCTCCATGCGCAACCGCCTCATGAACTACACGAAGTCGATTCCCGGCGGCAAATGGCTGCGCCAGCACTTCTCACAGATCGGCAGCGTGATGCAGTTGGAGGATATTTTTGCCTCGTATCTCGATCATCAGGCCACGCACAGCCACGAACACGCTTCTCAAGACTCCCCTTCCCTCGCATGA